In a single window of the Nodularia spumigena CCY9414 genome:
- a CDS encoding glycoside hydrolase family 10 protein produces MKLRLIVRSPSAMRSHKSLFPILVFISFITALLLNSLNPAIATVTIDIPQLPRQEIRGVWITNNDFDTLKDRTKVQSAMTQLRALNFNTIYPVVWNSGYVMYPSAVAQRAGIQPFVFKGSDGHDILADLINQAHRRGLLTIPWFEFGFMAPPTSELALEHPEWLTQKQDGSQTSISAAGEVVWLNPFHPEVQQFISNLVLETVTQYNVDGIQFDDHMSLPHEFGYDPYTIRLYTQETKNRPPSNPEDEAWVRWRADKITAFMVQLNQAVKARKPNAIFSVAPNYYDFAYKFQLQDWLAWMRQNIVDELIVQIYRPDLQSFVSNISRREIQEAQQMIPTGIGVMTGLRNRPVSIQQIKAQVRATQARGLGVTFFYYETLWNSAPEPSSQRIAGFKSLFPAPAFRSAIK; encoded by the coding sequence ATGAAATTACGTTTGATTGTGCGATCGCCTAGCGCTATGCGATCGCACAAAAGTCTTTTCCCAATTCTGGTTTTCATATCATTTATTACAGCACTACTACTCAATAGTCTAAATCCGGCGATCGCTACCGTTACCATAGACATCCCACAGTTACCACGTCAAGAAATTCGGGGGGTTTGGATCACCAACAATGATTTTGACACCCTCAAAGATCGCACCAAAGTGCAATCAGCCATGACTCAATTACGGGCGCTAAACTTCAACACCATCTATCCTGTAGTGTGGAATTCTGGCTATGTCATGTACCCCAGCGCCGTAGCACAACGCGCAGGTATCCAACCCTTTGTCTTTAAAGGTTCAGATGGACATGATATTCTCGCAGACTTAATTAACCAAGCCCATCGCCGAGGACTGCTGACCATTCCTTGGTTTGAATTTGGTTTCATGGCTCCCCCAACATCAGAACTAGCATTGGAACATCCAGAATGGCTAACACAAAAGCAGGATGGTAGCCAAACCTCCATTAGTGCAGCTGGTGAAGTTGTCTGGCTCAACCCCTTCCATCCCGAAGTACAGCAATTTATCAGCAATCTCGTACTAGAGACTGTAACTCAATATAATGTCGATGGCATTCAGTTTGATGATCATATGAGTTTGCCCCACGAATTTGGTTATGATCCCTATACAATTCGCTTGTACACCCAAGAAACCAAAAATCGTCCCCCCAGCAATCCTGAAGATGAAGCATGGGTACGCTGGCGAGCAGATAAAATCACAGCCTTTATGGTGCAACTCAACCAAGCTGTAAAAGCCAGAAAACCCAACGCCATTTTCTCGGTTGCTCCCAACTACTACGACTTTGCTTATAAATTTCAACTCCAAGACTGGCTAGCTTGGATGCGGCAAAATATTGTAGACGAGCTAATTGTGCAGATATATCGTCCCGATTTACAAAGCTTCGTGAGTAATATTTCCCGCCGAGAAATTCAAGAAGCCCAACAAATGATTCCCACAGGTATCGGTGTGATGACAGGTTTACGAAATCGACCTGTTTCTATACAACAAATTAAGGCTCAGGTCAGGGCTACCCAAGCACGCGGTTTAGGTGTCACCTTCTTTTATTACGAAACCCTTTGGAATTCTGCCCCCGAACCCTCAAGCCAAAGGATAGCAGGATTTAAAAGCCTTTTCCCTGCTCCCGCCTTCCGCTCGGCAATAAAATGA
- the ilvA gene encoding threonine ammonia-lyase, biosynthetic: MYCDYLVQILTARVYDVAQETPLEYAPNLSKRLNNQLLLKREDMQSVFSFKLRGAYNKMVNLSPELLAQGVIAASAGNHAQGVALAASRLGTRAIIVMPVTTPQVKIDAVKARGGEVLLHGNTYDDAYVYAREVEAEKGLTFIHPFDDPDVIAGQGTIGMEILRQYQQPIHAIFVAIGGGGLISGIAAYVKRLRPEIKIIGVEPVDADAMSQSLKAGHRVRLSQVGLFADGVAVREVGEETFRLCQNYVDEIILVDTDDTCAAIKDVFEDTRSILEPAGALAIAAAKAYAEREQIQGKTLIAVACGANMNFDRLRFVAERAEFGERREAILAVAIPEEQGSLRKFCECIGKRNLTEFNYRIADETEAHIFVGVQIQNRADAVKMVETFESCGFKTIDLTDDELTKLHLRHMVGGHSPLAHNELLYRFEFPERPGALMKFVGSMSPNWNISMFHYRNNGADYGRIVVGMQVPPQEMQEWQAFLDTLGYRYWDESQNPAYKLFLG; encoded by the coding sequence ATGTATTGCGACTACCTGGTACAAATTCTGACTGCCCGTGTGTACGATGTTGCCCAGGAAACACCACTGGAGTATGCGCCCAACCTCTCGAAACGACTGAATAATCAACTCTTGCTGAAGCGGGAGGATATGCAGTCAGTTTTTTCTTTTAAGCTACGGGGTGCTTACAACAAAATGGTGAATCTTTCACCGGAATTGCTGGCGCAGGGTGTAATTGCTGCATCTGCGGGAAATCATGCCCAAGGTGTCGCTTTAGCTGCTAGTCGGCTAGGAACACGAGCGATTATTGTCATGCCTGTGACTACTCCCCAGGTAAAAATAGATGCAGTCAAAGCTAGGGGGGGAGAGGTGCTATTACATGGGAATACCTACGATGATGCCTATGTTTACGCCCGTGAAGTGGAGGCAGAAAAGGGACTAACTTTTATTCATCCTTTTGATGATCCTGATGTGATAGCGGGACAGGGGACAATTGGGATGGAAATTTTGCGACAATATCAGCAACCCATTCATGCAATTTTTGTGGCTATTGGTGGTGGGGGTTTGATTTCTGGAATTGCGGCTTATGTAAAACGGTTGCGTCCGGAAATTAAGATTATCGGTGTGGAACCGGTGGATGCTGATGCCATGTCTCAATCTCTGAAAGCTGGACATCGGGTGAGGTTGTCTCAGGTGGGCTTATTTGCTGACGGGGTGGCGGTGCGGGAAGTGGGAGAAGAAACTTTTCGTTTGTGCCAGAACTATGTGGATGAAATTATTCTGGTGGATACAGATGATACCTGCGCGGCGATTAAAGATGTGTTTGAGGATACACGATCAATTTTAGAACCTGCCGGGGCATTAGCGATCGCAGCTGCCAAAGCCTATGCCGAACGAGAACAAATCCAAGGAAAAACCTTAATTGCCGTTGCCTGTGGTGCTAACATGAACTTTGACCGTCTGCGGTTTGTAGCAGAACGGGCAGAGTTTGGGGAACGTCGCGAAGCTATCTTGGCAGTAGCAATTCCTGAAGAACAGGGTAGTCTGCGTAAATTTTGTGAATGTATTGGCAAACGCAATCTCACCGAGTTTAATTATCGCATTGCCGATGAAACAGAAGCTCATATTTTCGTAGGTGTGCAAATTCAAAACCGTGCTGATGCCGTCAAAATGGTCGAAACCTTTGAAAGTTGTGGTTTCAAAACCATTGACTTAACAGATGATGAACTGACAAAATTACACCTCCGGCACATGGTTGGTGGACATTCTCCCCTAGCACATAACGAATTGCTTTATCGTTTTGAATTTCCCGAACGTCCGGGCGCATTAATGAAATTCGTCGGTTCCATGAGTCCCAACTGGAATATCAGTATGTTTCACTACCGCAACAACGGAGCAGACTATGGGCGAATTGTGGTAGGAATGCAAGTACCTCCCCAGGAGATGCAGGAATGGCAAGCATTTCTGGATACCCTCGGCTATCGCTATTGGGATGAAAGCCAGAACCCTGCATACAAACTGTTTTTAGGTTAA
- a CDS encoding ArnT family glycosyltransferase has product MQIVQKWLVEKTNQSVLCLLVGGLLFRGLIAFWLYPTADEAYYYIYSLHLDWSYFDHPVMVALTTGFGPWVTGVVSQFTIRLGALICYTGSLVLLYLTSRKLFSAKAAYLTLAIATISPIFAICFGLLSLPDAPLMLFWTASLYCAADEFFRQPHLLKDESGSSHLYLPSYRLAILGVLVGFACLSKYHGFVLGFGLLGFCLTSPRHRCAMVSPWTWLGLGLFVITISPILLWNLQHDWVSLLFQSERAVPNSGYNLLSVVGVCLIQTAYLFPSIGFPLWWVNLRPALAKTSQLFYPKSRSENRDLADIELFILWVSLPLTLGFTLMGGYRQILPAWPIPGFWGATLLLGQQATIWQQKSRRWVRRWLLGSGLMVGSILLIALLQVSAGIMQKPSQNAILGGFLAPQNDPSTELIDIQQLRAGFVESPLLRAALQNSSFVFTNRYYLAGPIAMSLQPITDTPITCFDIGQDLRGFAFWSKPDQWLGEDALYITTAAFKNREDLMASYRDHFSSLTAIATIPISRGGVEINVVYVYQAKTLLKPYPRSYGI; this is encoded by the coding sequence ATGCAAATAGTTCAAAAATGGTTAGTTGAAAAAACTAATCAGTCGGTGCTTTGTTTGCTAGTTGGGGGACTATTGTTTCGAGGCTTGATAGCTTTCTGGCTTTACCCTACTGCTGATGAAGCTTATTACTATATCTATAGCCTGCATTTAGACTGGAGCTATTTTGATCATCCAGTTATGGTAGCGCTGACTACTGGTTTTGGCCCCTGGGTAACTGGAGTTGTTTCCCAATTCACAATTCGCCTGGGAGCGCTGATTTGTTACACAGGGAGTTTAGTGTTATTGTATTTGACTAGCCGGAAATTATTCTCTGCCAAAGCTGCTTACTTGACTTTAGCGATCGCAACTATCAGTCCCATTTTTGCAATTTGCTTTGGTCTTCTGAGTCTCCCCGATGCTCCATTGATGTTGTTTTGGACAGCCAGTTTATATTGTGCAGCCGATGAATTTTTTCGTCAGCCTCATCTGTTAAAAGACGAATCCGGCTCATCTCACCTATACTTACCCAGTTACCGTTTAGCCATCCTGGGGGTTTTGGTAGGATTTGCTTGTTTAAGCAAATATCATGGTTTTGTTTTAGGCTTCGGGCTACTGGGTTTTTGCTTAACAAGTCCCCGTCATCGCTGCGCTATGGTTTCCCCTTGGACATGGCTAGGGTTAGGCTTGTTTGTGATCACCATCTCCCCTATTTTATTGTGGAATCTACAACATGATTGGGTATCCTTGCTTTTTCAGTCAGAACGTGCAGTACCCAACAGTGGCTATAATCTACTGAGTGTCGTAGGTGTCTGTTTAATTCAGACAGCTTATCTGTTCCCGTCCATAGGATTTCCGCTTTGGTGGGTGAATTTGCGACCAGCCCTAGCTAAAACCAGTCAACTTTTTTACCCGAAATCACGCAGCGAGAACAGAGATTTAGCAGATATTGAACTATTTATTTTATGGGTATCTCTACCCTTAACTTTAGGGTTTACTCTCATGGGGGGATATCGGCAAATTTTGCCAGCTTGGCCGATACCAGGATTTTGGGGAGCAACTTTGCTGTTAGGACAACAAGCAACTATTTGGCAGCAAAAATCCCGGCGTTGGGTGCGGCGGTGGCTCTTAGGTTCCGGTTTAATGGTTGGTAGCATCTTACTAATTGCCCTACTCCAAGTCAGCGCAGGCATAATGCAAAAACCCAGCCAAAACGCCATTCTGGGCGGCTTTTTAGCTCCTCAAAACGACCCCTCCACAGAACTAATTGATATTCAGCAATTACGGGCGGGCTTTGTGGAATCTCCCCTTTTGCGGGCGGCGCTCCAGAACTCCAGCTTTGTATTTACCAATCGCTATTACCTCGCTGGACCCATTGCCATGTCCCTTCAACCGATAACTGACACACCAATTACTTGCTTTGATATTGGTCAGGATTTGCGTGGCTTTGCTTTTTGGTCAAAACCCGACCAATGGCTGGGAGAAGACGCACTGTACATTACTACTGCCGCTTTTAAGAACAGAGAAGACTTAATGGCTAGTTATCGTGATCATTTTAGCAGCTTAACGGCGATCGCAACCATACCAATTAGCCGAGGTGGGGTAGAGATTAATGTTGTTTATGTCTATCAAGCTAAGACACTGCTCAAGCCCTATCCTCGGTCTTACGGAATTTAA
- a CDS encoding tetratricopeptide repeat protein: MTVITIREERRIDTGFAATLQFDGGEYPVTITDPFTPQEEKLLEWYFEEWVTFPFSDTVIAERAAASVKIYGESLFKQVFQSDFNAYGLYRQLRGNLSQVQIEIVAKTPEFHALHWEALQDPDLSRPLAVDCVMLRKDVRPAPVSANVQLSPVINLLVVVARPDEERDVGYRTISRPLLELIDNSNLRVNVELLRPGTYESLSKHLQEKGAGFYHIVHLDMHGALLNYQQVQSPSKPERYFYKGRYGRGDLQPFDGVKAFVCFEGESQGKVDLVEASELAALLTGKGIPVCILNACQSGKQVRKSASEEGLSEDARETSLGSRLMTAGMQMVVAMGYSVTVSAAKLMMSQLYQHLFDHKPMTEAIRLGRLELFNDKERKAYFNKYINLEDWLLPVVYSHQVVNFNLRQFTPEEEEKYYESVGIQYRFSLPEYGFIGRDLEILKIEKALLRHNVLLLQGMGGTGKTTLLNYLREWWQRTHFVEDVFYFGYDQKAWTLTQIMFDIGQQVYSKFEQAQFQAMSQPAQVQKLVAKLRGAAYAVILDNLESVTGQQLAIQNTLPEAERQQIRDFIGKLVGGKTRVVLGSRSREEWLQTQTFKQNIYELQGLDKEARTELAEKILERNVAAHLVDGIRQDADFEKLMKLLAGYPLAMEVVLTNLQRQSPQEILQGLQSADVNLDVVSEDKTKSILKCVEYSHSNLSPDAQKLLLCLAPFSGFIFRRAIPVYIEELEKLEPLNDYYFDKFDDAIQEAINWGLLSLIENNQNFLKIQPIFPYFLKTKLASVDETIQAALEEGFKKYYIGLAESYNNLMDSKDAQERQSGISFCNWEYENLYHALQICLQKQESIRIYFCLYKYFDLISDHQSNLKLAEMVCQNLEKYPPAFIQGELGYQIALAVGSLGNCQLRAKQYEQAKCSYEKTLEIFPILMGEEEKQKQHWQAGTYHELGRVAQELREYEEARRNYQLALNIKIEYGGSEALPSEARYTQAKTYHQLGTVAQDLREYEEAKRNYQQALNIFIEYGDRYEQAKTYHNLGVVAQELREYEEAKRNYQQALNIFIEYGDRYTQAKTYHQLGMVAQDLREYEEAKRNYQQALNIFIEYGDRYYQASTYHNLGVVAQELREYEEAQRNYQRALNIKIEYGDRYYQASTYHQLGLLAAAEENYPEARANLQRALEIFVEYQDEYHAAMTREYLEKLPD, encoded by the coding sequence ATGACAGTCATCACAATTCGAGAAGAACGGCGAATAGATACCGGATTTGCAGCAACTCTCCAATTTGATGGGGGAGAATACCCAGTTACGATTACTGACCCCTTTACCCCACAGGAAGAAAAACTACTAGAGTGGTATTTTGAAGAATGGGTAACGTTTCCTTTTAGTGATACTGTCATTGCAGAGAGGGCAGCAGCCAGCGTTAAAATATACGGTGAAAGCCTATTTAAGCAGGTTTTTCAGTCAGATTTCAATGCTTACGGCTTATATCGACAACTGCGGGGTAATCTGAGTCAAGTACAGATTGAAATCGTGGCGAAAACCCCAGAATTTCACGCTTTACACTGGGAAGCTCTACAAGACCCAGATTTAAGCCGACCACTGGCGGTAGACTGTGTAATGTTGCGGAAGGATGTCAGACCTGCACCAGTTTCAGCGAATGTGCAGTTATCGCCTGTGATTAATCTGCTGGTGGTGGTGGCGCGTCCAGATGAGGAAAGGGATGTGGGCTATCGGACTATTTCCCGCCCGTTGCTGGAATTGATTGACAATAGCAATTTGCGGGTAAATGTTGAGTTGCTGCGTCCGGGAACTTACGAAAGTTTGTCTAAGCATTTGCAAGAAAAAGGTGCGGGATTTTATCACATCGTTCATTTGGATATGCACGGGGCGCTGCTAAATTATCAACAGGTTCAGTCTCCCAGCAAACCTGAACGCTATTTCTATAAAGGGCGCTATGGACGTGGTGATTTGCAGCCCTTTGATGGGGTGAAAGCTTTTGTCTGCTTTGAGGGCGAGTCTCAGGGAAAGGTGGATTTGGTAGAAGCTTCAGAATTAGCTGCATTGTTGACCGGAAAGGGGATTCCTGTGTGTATTCTCAATGCTTGTCAGTCGGGGAAACAGGTGAGGAAATCCGCCAGCGAGGAGGGGTTAAGTGAAGATGCTCGTGAAACCAGTCTGGGAAGCCGGTTAATGACCGCAGGGATGCAGATGGTGGTGGCTATGGGGTATTCTGTCACTGTGTCGGCGGCAAAGTTGATGATGTCACAGCTTTATCAACATTTGTTTGATCATAAACCCATGACTGAAGCTATCAGGCTGGGGAGGCTGGAACTGTTCAATGATAAAGAACGGAAAGCCTATTTCAATAAATATATTAATTTAGAAGATTGGTTATTACCTGTGGTTTATTCTCATCAGGTAGTGAATTTTAATTTACGGCAGTTTACACCAGAAGAAGAAGAGAAATATTACGAATCTGTTGGTATTCAGTATCGTTTCTCCTTGCCGGAATATGGATTTATTGGTCGGGATTTGGAGATTCTCAAAATTGAGAAAGCTTTGCTCAGGCATAATGTTTTGCTGTTGCAAGGTATGGGGGGAACAGGTAAAACAACTTTGTTAAATTATTTAAGGGAATGGTGGCAGAGGACACATTTTGTTGAGGATGTATTTTATTTTGGCTATGACCAAAAAGCCTGGACGCTGACACAAATTATGTTTGATATTGGTCAGCAGGTGTATAGTAAATTTGAGCAGGCGCAGTTTCAAGCCATGAGTCAGCCTGCACAGGTACAGAAATTAGTGGCAAAGTTGCGGGGTGCAGCTTACGCTGTGATTTTGGATAATTTGGAATCGGTGACTGGGCAACAACTGGCGATTCAGAATACTTTACCAGAGGCAGAACGTCAGCAAATCCGGGATTTTATTGGGAAGTTGGTAGGTGGTAAAACGCGGGTGGTTTTGGGTTCACGTAGTCGGGAAGAATGGCTACAAACTCAGACTTTTAAACAAAATATTTATGAGTTACAAGGATTAGATAAAGAAGCCCGGACGGAATTAGCAGAGAAAATCTTAGAACGGAATGTAGCTGCACACCTTGTTGATGGGATTCGTCAAGATGCAGATTTTGAAAAATTGATGAAATTGTTGGCAGGGTATCCCCTGGCGATGGAAGTTGTGTTGACGAATTTGCAAAGGCAATCACCCCAGGAGATTTTGCAGGGGTTGCAAAGTGCTGATGTCAATTTGGATGTGGTGAGTGAGGATAAGACCAAGAGTATTTTGAAATGTGTGGAATATTCTCACAGTAATTTGTCACCAGATGCACAGAAGTTGTTGCTGTGTTTGGCTCCTTTTAGTGGGTTTATTTTCCGTAGAGCTATTCCAGTTTACATCGAGGAACTAGAAAAACTAGAACCATTAAATGATTATTATTTTGATAAATTTGATGATGCCATTCAAGAAGCAATTAACTGGGGTTTACTCTCATTGATTGAGAATAATCAGAACTTCCTAAAAATTCAACCTATTTTTCCTTATTTTTTAAAGACTAAGTTAGCATCTGTTGATGAAACAATACAGGCAGCTTTAGAAGAGGGATTTAAAAAATACTATATAGGTTTGGCAGAAAGTTATAATAATTTGATGGATTCTAAAGATGCTCAAGAGCGTCAAAGTGGTATATCTTTCTGTAACTGGGAATATGAAAACCTTTATCATGCCCTGCAAATTTGTTTGCAGAAACAAGAAAGTATTAGGATCTATTTTTGTTTATATAAATACTTTGATTTGATTAGTGATCACCAAAGTAACCTCAAGTTGGCAGAAATGGTTTGTCAAAATTTAGAAAAATATCCCCCGGCATTTATTCAGGGTGAATTAGGTTATCAGATAGCACTGGCAGTTGGTAGCCTGGGTAATTGTCAACTAAGGGCAAAGCAGTACGAGCAAGCTAAATGTTCTTACGAAAAGACTTTAGAAATTTTTCCTATCTTAATGGGTGAAGAAGAAAAACAAAAACAACATTGGCAAGCCGGCACCTACCACGAATTGGGAAGAGTTGCCCAAGAATTGCGAGAATATGAAGAAGCACGACGCAATTATCAACTGGCTTTGAATATCAAAATCGAATATGGCGGTAGCGAAGCTCTTCCTTCGGAAGCTCGCTATACCCAAGCCAAAACCTACCACCAGTTGGGAACAGTTGCCCAAGATTTGCGAGAATATGAAGAGGCAAAGCGCAATTATCAACAGGCTTTAAATATCTTTATCGAATATGGCGATCGCTATGAACAAGCCAAAACCTACCACAACTTGGGAGTTGTTGCCCAAGAATTGCGAGAATATGAAGAGGCAAAGCGCAATTATCAACAGGCTTTAAATATCTTTATCGAATATGGCGATCGCTATACCCAAGCCAAAACCTACCACCAGTTGGGAATGGTTGCCCAAGATTTGCGAGAATATGAAGAGGCAAAGCGCAATTATCAACAGGCTTTAAATATCTTTATCGAATATGGCGATCGCTATTACCAAGCCAGCACCTACCACAACTTGGGAGTTGTTGCCCAAGAATTGCGCGAATATGAAGAAGCACAGCGCAATTATCAACGGGCTTTGAATATCAAAATCGAATATGGCGATCGCTATTACCAAGCCAGCACCTACCACCAGTTGGGACTACTTGCAGCAGCAGAGGAAAACTACCCAGAAGCGAGGGCTAACTTACAGAGAGCGTTAGAGATATTTGTTGAGTATCAGGATGAATATCATGCAGCGATGACACGGGAATATTTAGAGAAATTACCAGATTGA
- a CDS encoding aldo/keto reductase, whose protein sequence is MQISQELSLPSMGCGTWAWGNQLLWGYDESMDEQLQAVFNLCVSNGVSLFDTGDSYGTGRLNGRSELLLGRFTQEYQGVNQDHICIATKLAAYPWRWTRQAMVKACRSSAQRLGKNVDLVQMHWSTANYAPWQESGLLDGLADLSEQGLVKGVGLSNYGPKRLQRVHEKFAARGVPIKTLQVQYSLLSTYPVTDLGLKDVCDELGIKLIAYSPLALGILTGKYAEKGSLPKGIRGLLFRQLLPGVRSLLECLREVAASRNKTMSQVAINWCICKGTIPIPGAKSLEQAQQNIGALGWLLDSGEIAALDQAAASTDKKMVQNIFQTQ, encoded by the coding sequence ATGCAGATTAGCCAAGAACTATCTCTACCCAGTATGGGCTGTGGCACTTGGGCATGGGGTAATCAATTACTCTGGGGATATGATGAAAGTATGGATGAACAGTTACAAGCTGTTTTTAATCTCTGTGTCAGCAATGGTGTAAGTTTGTTTGATACTGGCGATTCTTACGGGACTGGACGATTAAATGGACGCAGTGAGTTACTGTTGGGGCGATTTACTCAGGAATATCAAGGGGTAAATCAAGATCATATTTGCATTGCTACTAAGCTGGCGGCTTACCCTTGGCGATGGACTCGTCAAGCAATGGTTAAGGCTTGTCGGTCTTCGGCGCAACGTTTGGGCAAAAATGTCGATTTGGTGCAAATGCACTGGTCTACGGCTAATTATGCACCTTGGCAAGAATCAGGTTTGTTAGATGGTTTGGCTGATTTATCCGAACAAGGTCTAGTGAAGGGGGTCGGTTTATCTAATTATGGTCCGAAACGCCTGCAACGGGTACATGAAAAGTTTGCGGCGCGGGGTGTTCCTATTAAAACTCTGCAAGTTCAGTATTCTTTACTATCTACCTATCCTGTGACGGATTTAGGACTGAAGGATGTTTGTGACGAATTGGGGATAAAGTTAATTGCCTATAGTCCTCTGGCTTTGGGGATTTTAACGGGGAAATATGCGGAAAAAGGCAGTTTACCCAAGGGTATCCGGGGTTTATTATTTAGGCAGCTTTTACCAGGTGTGCGATCGCTTTTAGAATGTTTACGAGAGGTGGCTGCATCTAGAAATAAAACTATGTCTCAGGTAGCAATTAATTGGTGTATCTGTAAGGGTACTATTCCTATCCCTGGGGCGAAAAGTCTAGAACAAGCACAGCAGAATATTGGTGCTTTGGGTTGGTTGTTAGATTCTGGCGAAATTGCTGCTTTAGATCAAGCTGCTGCAAGTACGGATAAGAAAATGGTGCAAAATATCTTTCAAACTCAGTAG
- a CDS encoding nucleoside recognition domain-containing protein, whose amino-acid sequence MKKSSSPLNAIWLFLIVSATVVAAYNGNMAALTEASFTAAESAVTLAIGLIGAMALWLGIMKVAEAAGMMRFIARLIRPLMSRLFPEVPVNHPAMSAMVMNMAANALGLGNAATPMGLKAMAELNKLNPNPGTATPAMCLFLAINTSSVTLLPLGVITVRASAGASNPAAIVLPSIIATMVSTAVAIIASKLLARRASPTLTPLKSELETTEADSKTAADETPESELIPPGMIGNIVFGGLIVAFLAAVFYRLSIRGFPYIFSMVFLSNLSNWLLPILICLFLLFGYFRGVKVYEVLTEGAKEGFEIAIRIIPFLVAIFVAIGMFRASGALDILTSIVSPITSLITLPPEALPMALIRPLSGSGSYGLMSEIVKNDPDSFLSFLVSTMQGSTETTFYVMAVYFGSIGIIRTSYTLPAALCADAAGMLASLAICRIMF is encoded by the coding sequence CAGTCACCCTAGCCATTGGACTAATTGGGGCAATGGCGCTGTGGTTGGGAATTATGAAAGTTGCCGAAGCCGCAGGGATGATGCGATTCATCGCCCGTTTAATTCGTCCACTCATGAGCCGACTTTTCCCCGAAGTTCCCGTAAATCACCCGGCTATGTCCGCGATGGTGATGAATATGGCAGCCAACGCCCTGGGACTGGGAAATGCTGCTACGCCAATGGGTTTAAAAGCAATGGCAGAACTGAATAAACTCAACCCCAATCCGGGAACCGCAACACCTGCGATGTGTTTGTTTTTAGCCATTAACACCTCATCTGTGACACTGTTACCCCTTGGTGTAATTACTGTCCGCGCCAGTGCTGGGGCTAGCAATCCCGCCGCAATTGTTTTACCCTCAATTATTGCCACTATGGTTTCTACAGCCGTGGCCATTATTGCGAGTAAACTTTTAGCCCGCCGTGCATCCCCTACCCTGACTCCTTTAAAATCTGAATTAGAAACTACCGAAGCAGACAGCAAAACCGCAGCCGATGAAACTCCCGAATCCGAATTAATTCCTCCCGGAATGATTGGTAATATCGTTTTCGGCGGGTTAATTGTGGCATTTTTGGCGGCTGTATTTTACCGTTTGTCAATCCGTGGATTTCCGTATATATTCAGTATGGTTTTTCTCAGTAACCTTTCCAACTGGCTACTGCCTATTTTAATTTGTCTCTTCCTGTTATTCGGCTATTTCCGAGGCGTGAAAGTTTACGAAGTTCTCACAGAAGGGGCAAAAGAAGGCTTTGAAATTGCCATTCGGATTATTCCATTTTTAGTCGCCATTTTTGTCGCGATTGGGATGTTTCGTGCCAGTGGCGCTCTTGATATCCTGACATCCATAGTTTCTCCCATTACCTCACTCATTACCCTCCCACCAGAAGCCTTACCAATGGCATTAATTCGCCCCCTTTCAGGTAGTGGCTCCTATGGGTTAATGTCAGAAATTGTCAAAAATGACCCCGACAGCTTTTTGTCTTTTCTGGTTTCCACCATGCAAGGTTCAACAGAAACTACCTTTTATGTGATGGCAGTTTATTTTGGCAGTATTGGCATTATTCGCACAAGTTACACACTCCCGGCGGCGCTGTGTGCTGATGCAGCCGGAATGCTGGCATCTTTGGCAATTTGCCGGATAATGTTTTAA